In a single window of the Elaeis guineensis isolate ETL-2024a chromosome 4, EG11, whole genome shotgun sequence genome:
- the LOC105043171 gene encoding E3 ubiquitin-protein ligase RZFP34, whose product MASNEMGLGSGQYGCSHYRRRCKIRAPCCDEIFDCRHCHNEVKNSLEIDLRERHEIPRHEVKKVICSLCDTEQDVQQYCSNCGVCMGKYFCGKCKFFDDNVSKNQYHCDGCGICRTAGEENFFHCYRCGCCYSTSLKDSHHCVERAMHHNCPICFEYLFESTKDISVLPCGHTIHLECLKEMRVHFQFTCPVCSRSVCNMSGVWKKLDQEVASTPMPEMYQNKMVWILCNDCGMRSNVQFHIVAHKCPGCNSYNTRQTRGGPASCSTI is encoded by the exons ATGGCATCGAACGAGATGGGTTTGGGATCTGGGCAGTACGG GTGCTCCCATTATAGGAGGAGATGCAAGATAAGGGCGCCGTGCTGTGACGAGATCTTTGATTGCAGGCATTGCCACAACGAAGTGAAG AACTCCCTGGAAATTGACCTTCGAGAACGTCACGAGATTCCTCGCCATGAAGTGAAAAAG GTTATCTGCTCCCTCTGTGACACAGAGCAAGAT GTTCAGCAGTACTGCTCAAACTGTGGAGTTTGCATGGGAAAATACTTTTGTGGCAAGTGCAAGTTCTTTGATGACAAT GTTTCTAAGAATCAATACCATTGTGACGGATGTGGGATATGCAG aacCGCGGGTGAGGAGAACTTCTTCCACTGCTATCGTTGTG GATGTTGCTATAGCACATCGCTGAAGGATTCACACCATTGTGTGGAAAGAGCAATGCACCACAACTGCCCGATTTGCTTTGAG TATCTTTTTGAGTCAACCAAGGACATAAGTGTATTGCCTTGTGGTCACACAATACATTTGGAATGCTTGAAGGAGATGAGGGTGCATTTCCA ATTCACATGCCCTGTTTGTTCAAGATCAGTTTGCAACATGTCCGGTGTATGGAAAAAGCTTGATCAGGAG GTAGCTTCGACACCAATGCCTGAAATGTACCAGAATAAGATG GTGTGGATCCTTTGCAACGATTGTGGAATGAGGTCAAATGTCCAATTCCACATAGTGGCTCACAAGTGTCCGGGCTGCAATTCCTACAATACCAGACAGACGAGAGGTGGTCCTGCTAGCTGCTCCACCATATGA
- the LOC140857283 gene encoding uncharacterized protein codes for MTNKLYFEALDRSLRDIMRFSDPKYANQPFGDWIILIGEGATDKSNEGEAMVDIPDEVLINVSNDPIKTIVESMYSNILKKINDFNYFQERAILAPILLNVDVVNQYYTTEYLNSIRMSGPPNHVLKLKVGALVILLKNIDKSLGLWNNTRLIISQLRKHVLEAKIISGSNVGQKIIIPRMNANTDRLAASANSIPDDGDNIISISTHVVEQCSFQSSSPSPHAYKCLQANMLDSMAHGRAHMQI; via the exons ATGACAAATAAGCTCTATTTTGAAGCACTTGACAGGAGCTTAAGAGATATCATGAGGTTCTCAGATCCAAAATATGCAAATCAGCCATTCGGAG ACTGGATAATCTTAATAGGCGAAGGAGCAACAGATAAAAGCAATGAAGGTGAAGCTATGGTTGATATTCCTGATGAAGTTCTCATAAATGTCTCAAACGATCCTATAAAGACAATTGTTGAGAGCATGTattctaatattttgaaaaaaataaatgactTCAATTATTTTCAAGAAAGAGCTATTCTTGCTCCCATCCTATTGAATGTTGACGTTGTTAATCAGTACTACACAACAGAATACTTGAACAGCATAAGGATGTCAGGCCCACCAAATCATGTATTAAAGCTGAAAGTCGGTGCTCTTGTGATTTTgcttaaaaatattgataaatctTTGGGGTTGTGGAATAATACAAGGTTAATTATCAGTCAACTAAGGAAGCACGTGCTTGAAGCAAAAATTATCTCAGGAAGTAACGTTGGTCAGAAGATTATTATTCCAAGGATG AATGCAAACACTGACCGGTTAGCAGCCTCTGCAAACTCCATTCCAGATGATGGG GATAATATTATTTCCATCTCTACTCATGTAGTTGAgcaatgctctttccagtcgtCATCACCTTCTCCCCATGCTTATAAATGCCTGCAAGCAAATATGTTGGATAGCATGGCGCACGGAAGGGCGCACATGCAAATATAA